A portion of the Paenibacillus sp. PvR098 genome contains these proteins:
- a CDS encoding iron-containing alcohol dehydrogenase family protein, which yields MFRVKAYPTNYIQEPGILRETGEWVKKFGNHPLIIAGPTAWSKAGPQIEQSMNEAGLNYQLEMFKGHCSDEELNRLFSKANASIDIVVGVGGGQCLDTAKAIAQRLSVSVVTVSTLASTCAASSPLSIIYTPEHVFVRVEDFNRCPVLALVDPDIIRDAPVRYLTAGIGDTIVKWYEAIPLNTGKFQNAKTRAGLKMAELARDILIENSEQAIQECEKGETGESLRLVIDAVILIAGFVAGVGRHTCASSGAHSIHYGMTIIPDMKKAYHGELVAFGLLGQFKLEGKPDEEIIEMMKFYQRIHLPISLFDLGMAELREDDLRKGATKACAPEELIHRLPFPILEENVYESILDAHHLGESVKKGSMVI from the coding sequence ATGTTTAGAGTGAAGGCGTATCCGACCAATTATATTCAGGAACCGGGTATTCTAAGGGAGACGGGAGAATGGGTCAAAAAGTTTGGTAACCATCCGTTGATTATCGCAGGACCCACTGCCTGGTCCAAAGCAGGGCCGCAAATCGAACAAAGCATGAATGAAGCGGGGCTCAATTACCAGTTGGAAATGTTTAAAGGTCATTGTTCGGATGAGGAACTCAACCGCTTGTTCTCCAAAGCAAATGCTTCCATTGATATCGTGGTTGGTGTGGGTGGGGGACAGTGCTTGGATACGGCCAAAGCAATTGCGCAGCGTTTGAGCGTGTCCGTTGTTACTGTATCCACACTGGCATCCACTTGTGCCGCCTCAAGTCCTTTGTCCATTATTTATACTCCTGAGCATGTATTTGTGCGAGTGGAGGATTTCAACCGCTGCCCGGTTCTGGCTTTGGTAGATCCGGATATTATTCGGGATGCTCCTGTACGGTATTTGACTGCCGGCATCGGTGACACCATCGTGAAGTGGTATGAAGCCATTCCATTAAATACCGGCAAGTTTCAGAATGCCAAGACTAGAGCAGGACTCAAAATGGCGGAATTAGCAAGAGACATATTGATTGAAAACAGCGAACAAGCGATACAAGAATGTGAAAAAGGGGAAACCGGCGAATCACTCCGTCTAGTCATCGATGCGGTTATTCTTATAGCCGGATTTGTAGCAGGGGTTGGAAGGCACACCTGCGCATCGTCTGGCGCACATTCGATTCACTATGGGATGACGATCATCCCGGACATGAAAAAAGCTTATCATGGGGAACTGGTGGCATTCGGTCTCTTAGGCCAATTCAAGCTGGAAGGGAAACCGGATGAGGAAATAATCGAAATGATGAAGTTTTACCAAAGGATACATCTGCCGATTAGTTTATTTGATCTTGGTATGGCGGAGCTTCGTGAGGATGATTTGCGTAAAGGTGCCACGAAAGCTTGCGCTCCGGAGGAGCTGATTCATCGGCTGCCTTTCCCTATTCTGGAAGAAAACGTGTATGAATCCATTCTTGATGCCCATCATTTAGGTGAAAGCGTAAAGAAAGGCAGCATGGTTATTTAA
- a CDS encoding TRAP transporter small permease: MKQLSTSLTSLLNGLMIITLSSMAILVFGNVIMRYAFNYGITWSEEISRFLFIWLIFIGSIGALKDNEHLGVDSLVKKLPPMGKKMVYVASNLLMLCGLYILFDGAWRMTLVSKEVLAPATGLPLSYIYGLGVVVSVGMTIVLLINLYRALFVRHAIDELTKKLESEEEILSASVPRDPHVQRSEKA; encoded by the coding sequence GTGAAACAGCTTTCGACTTCTTTAACAAGCTTGCTGAATGGACTGATGATCATTACGTTGTCCTCTATGGCTATTCTTGTTTTCGGTAATGTCATCATGAGGTACGCGTTCAACTATGGTATTACATGGTCAGAAGAAATTTCCAGGTTTCTGTTTATCTGGTTGATCTTCATAGGATCGATCGGTGCCTTGAAAGATAATGAGCACTTGGGTGTAGATTCGCTTGTAAAAAAGTTACCGCCTATGGGGAAAAAGATGGTTTACGTTGCAAGTAATCTGCTCATGTTATGCGGACTTTATATTTTATTTGACGGAGCGTGGCGCATGACCCTTGTGAGCAAGGAAGTTTTGGCCCCTGCGACCGGTCTTCCCCTTTCCTACATTTACGGACTTGGCGTTGTGGTAAGTGTAGGCATGACTATTGTTCTGCTGATTAATTTGTACCGCGCCTTGTTTGTTCGTCATGCTATTGATGAACTTACGAAGAAACTTGAATCTGAGGAAGAAATACTATCGGCATCGGTGCCTCGGGATCCTCATGTACAAAGGAGCGAAAAGGCATGA
- a CDS encoding TRAP transporter large permease subunit translates to MTMTVFVGTLLGTMALGMPIAFSLMLTGIALMFYLDIFDTQIIAQNLIDGADNFPLMAVPFFILAGELMNAGGISKRIITFAMSLVGHIHGGLGYVVIIGSVIFAGLSGSAVADTAALGAILIPMMVRAGYDRSRSTALVAAGGIIAPIIPPSIPMILFGVSAGVSITKLFMAGIVPGLLIALGLTVTWWIVTRKEKVKTEKRRSFKEVLVATKEAVWALILPVIIIVGLRGGVFTPTESAAIAAFYALFIGLFVYRELKISDLSRVLLSAAKTTSVVMFLAAAAMISAWLIAVANIPIEVASMLEPFMENQFMLLIMINILILIVGTALDLTPTILILTPVLMPIVTQAGIDPVYFGLLFVLNNVIGLLTPPVGSVLNVACGVGKIGMDDIMKNIWPFLLVEILILLLLILFPPLVTVPVEWLTKR, encoded by the coding sequence ATGACAATGACTGTATTTGTCGGTACACTGCTCGGTACTATGGCCTTGGGTATGCCGATTGCATTTTCTCTAATGTTAACCGGTATCGCTTTAATGTTTTATCTTGATATTTTTGACACGCAAATTATTGCGCAAAATCTAATCGATGGTGCGGACAATTTCCCATTGATGGCTGTTCCGTTCTTTATTTTGGCAGGCGAGTTGATGAATGCCGGAGGAATTTCCAAGCGGATTATCACATTTGCGATGTCCCTCGTCGGACATATTCACGGTGGATTAGGATATGTAGTCATTATTGGAAGCGTGATCTTTGCGGGATTGTCCGGTTCGGCTGTAGCGGATACGGCAGCGTTGGGAGCTATTCTGATTCCCATGATGGTCAGAGCAGGATATGATCGCAGCAGGTCTACGGCACTGGTCGCTGCTGGAGGCATTATCGCCCCCATTATTCCTCCCAGCATTCCGATGATTTTATTTGGGGTATCTGCAGGGGTATCTATTACCAAGTTGTTTATGGCTGGAATCGTTCCCGGCCTTCTCATCGCACTCGGTCTAACCGTTACCTGGTGGATTGTTACTCGAAAAGAAAAAGTGAAAACCGAGAAGCGCCGATCGTTCAAAGAAGTCCTTGTGGCAACGAAAGAAGCGGTATGGGCGTTAATATTACCTGTGATTATCATAGTAGGCCTCCGGGGTGGTGTGTTCACTCCGACCGAATCGGCCGCCATTGCAGCTTTTTATGCATTGTTCATTGGCCTTTTTGTTTACCGAGAATTGAAAATAAGCGATTTAAGTCGAGTGCTCCTCTCTGCAGCCAAAACAACAAGCGTAGTGATGTTTCTTGCAGCTGCTGCGATGATATCCGCCTGGTTAATTGCCGTTGCCAATATTCCCATTGAAGTGGCAAGCATGCTTGAACCATTTATGGAAAATCAATTTATGCTTCTCATTATGATCAATATCTTGATTTTGATTGTCGGTACGGCACTGGATTTGACGCCTACCATTCTCATTTTAACACCGGTGCTAATGCCGATCGTTACTCAGGCGGGCATCGATCCGGTATACTTTGGCTTGCTTTTCGTACTTAACAACGTCATCGGCTTACTTACTCCGCCTGTCGGTTCCGTGCTTAATGTCGCATGCGGGGTTGGGAAGATCGGAATGGACGATATTATGAAGAATATTTGGCCGTTTTTATTGGTTGAAATTCTCATCTTGCTGTTGCTCATTCTGTTTCCTCCGCTTGTCACCGTTCCGGTGGAGTGGTTGACAAAGCGTTAA